A window of Methanomassiliicoccales archaeon contains these coding sequences:
- the tpiA gene encoding triose-phosphate isomerase, producing MLKEPIIAINFKTYIEATGERALKIAKAAEKVYKETGITIVVAPQLVDLYRIAQEVEIPVFAQHVDPIKPGSHTGHVLPEAVKEAGAVGTLLNHSENRMILADLEAAIRRAEEVGLMTMVCSNNPAVSAAVATLNPDYVAVEPPELIGTGIPVSKAKPEVITNTVELVRRVNPEVKVLTGAGISTGEDVKKALELGTVGVLLASGVTKAKDPEKAIRDLVSLIV from the coding sequence ATGTTGAAGGAGCCGATTATAGCCATAAATTTTAAGACGTATATTGAGGCCACCGGAGAGAGGGCTTTAAAAATAGCCAAGGCGGCAGAAAAAGTTTACAAGGAGACGGGGATAACAATAGTAGTAGCTCCACAGTTGGTTGATCTTTATAGAATCGCTCAGGAAGTTGAGATTCCAGTTTTTGCCCAGCATGTAGACCCAATAAAGCCCGGCAGTCATACAGGCCACGTTTTGCCGGAGGCAGTAAAAGAGGCTGGAGCCGTTGGGACTTTACTCAACCACTCCGAAAACAGAATGATCCTTGCGGATTTGGAAGCTGCAATAAGAAGGGCTGAGGAAGTCGGCTTAATGACAATGGTCTGCAGCAACAACCCTGCAGTTAGCGCGGCAGTTGCCACTCTAAATCCGGATTACGTTGCTGTTGAACCGCCAGAACTTATTGGCACTGGAATTCCAGTCAGCAAGGCAAAGCCTGAAGTGATAACTAATACTGTAGAGCTTGTTAGGAGGGTAAACCCGGAGGTTAAGGTTCTTACTGGTGCTGGTATCTCAACTGGAGAAGATGTGAAGAAGGCTCTAGAATTGGGGACGGTTGGAGTTCTCTTAGCAAGCGGCGTCACAAAAGCCAAAGACCCAGAAAAAGCAATAAGAGACCTCGTATCGCTGATAGTTTAG